One region of Ardenticatenales bacterium genomic DNA includes:
- a CDS encoding MFS transporter, whose protein sequence is MSSETTARQGIRGFFIVWGGQLVSLIGSGLTSFALSVWVYQGTGSATQLALVTLFFYMGIVVMSPLAGSLVDRWDKRLAMIISDSGAALSTLFIAVLFWVGRLEIWHIYVSVAANAAFRSIQWPAYASLIARVVPKEQLGRANGLVQLGRGVGEIASPVLAGALLPFIHLQGVILIDFATFLFAVLTLSLIRLPHLAQSAPSAQPEGDSAAGRGSFGNETAAGWRYIRQRPGLMGLLLFMSLVGLIYGVAQVLFIPLVLEFATETTLGRVMSIGSLGMLVGGGLMSASGGPKRRVLGVLGPGFLLGMGLILIGLRPQVMLVTMAMFLALLTVPIIGGSDEAIWQSKVDPDIQGRVFALKNAATTAVLPVASLAAGPLADYVFEPLLVEGGPLSQTVGRVIGVGGGRGIGLLFIVMGVTVILVTLMALASPRVRHVEEELPDAQPTPEMATAMAGGS, encoded by the coding sequence ATGAGTTCAGAGACAACGGCGCGGCAAGGCATCCGCGGCTTTTTCATCGTTTGGGGCGGTCAACTCGTTTCCCTGATCGGTTCCGGCCTGACCAGCTTCGCCCTCAGTGTTTGGGTATACCAGGGAACCGGCTCCGCCACGCAGTTGGCGCTGGTAACGCTGTTCTTCTACATGGGCATTGTGGTTATGTCCCCCCTGGCCGGGTCCTTAGTAGACCGTTGGGACAAACGGCTGGCAATGATCATCAGCGACTCCGGCGCGGCTTTGAGCACCCTCTTCATTGCAGTGTTATTTTGGGTTGGACGGCTGGAAATCTGGCATATCTACGTGTCCGTAGCCGCCAATGCCGCCTTCCGCTCCATCCAATGGCCCGCCTACGCTTCCCTCATCGCCCGCGTCGTCCCCAAAGAGCAGCTTGGTCGCGCCAATGGCCTGGTACAACTCGGCCGCGGCGTCGGCGAAATCGCCTCCCCCGTTCTGGCAGGTGCGCTGCTGCCCTTCATCCACCTTCAGGGTGTCATCCTCATCGACTTTGCCACCTTTCTCTTTGCCGTCCTCACCCTATCCCTGATCCGCCTCCCCCATCTGGCCCAATCGGCCCCATCCGCGCAGCCAGAAGGCGACTCCGCCGCCGGGCGAGGCTCATTTGGCAACGAAACCGCCGCCGGCTGGCGCTATATCCGCCAACGCCCTGGCCTGATGGGGCTGCTGTTGTTCATGAGCCTGGTGGGACTGATTTACGGCGTGGCCCAGGTTCTCTTTATTCCGTTGGTGCTAGAGTTTGCGACGGAAACGACATTGGGGCGCGTGATGTCCATTGGCAGCCTGGGCATGCTGGTGGGCGGCGGCCTGATGAGCGCGTCCGGCGGACCAAAGCGGCGCGTGCTTGGCGTGTTGGGGCCGGGCTTCTTGCTCGGCATGGGATTGATCCTGATTGGTCTGCGCCCCCAGGTCATGCTCGTCACCATGGCCATGTTCCTGGCACTGCTCACCGTCCCCATTATCGGCGGTTCCGACGAAGCCATCTGGCAAAGCAAGGTGGACCCAGACATCCAGGGGCGCGTTTTTGCGCTCAAAAATGCGGCAACGACGGCCGTTCTGCCCGTGGCGTCACTGGCCGCCGGTCCGCTCGCGGATTACGTTTTTGAGCCGCTGCTGGTTGAGGGTGGCCCGTTAAGCCAGACGGTGGGGCGCGTGATTGGCGTCGGCGGCGGGCGGGGGATTGGGCTTTTGTTTATAGTCATGGGCGTGACCGTTATTCTTGTCACCCTGATGGCGCTTGCTTCGCCCCGGGTGCGCCATGTTGAGGAGGAACTCCCCGATGCGCAGCCCACCCCGGAAATGGCGACGGCAATGGCCGGAGGGAGTTAG
- a CDS encoding response regulator transcription factor: MRILVVEDEPGIAGFVRQGLMEAGYAVDLVGDGRAAVDYALAADYDAYVLDIMLPVMSGLDALRDLRRRGDQTPALMLTARDTVDDRVTGLDAGADDYLVKPFAFAELLARVRALLRRPPLQSQTVLQVSDLALDTARREVRRGSRLIDLSPREFAVLEYLMRHPNQVLSRTQIGEHVWNFDFYNESNVVDVYIGYLRRKIDRDSDYPLIHTIRGFGYRLSEAV, encoded by the coding sequence ATGCGGATTTTGGTTGTGGAAGACGAACCCGGCATTGCCGGTTTTGTGCGGCAAGGTCTCATGGAAGCGGGCTACGCCGTGGACCTTGTCGGCGACGGGCGCGCTGCCGTGGATTATGCCCTGGCGGCGGACTATGACGCCTACGTGCTGGACATCATGCTCCCCGTCATGAGTGGGCTGGACGCGCTGCGTGATCTGCGTCGGCGCGGCGACCAGACCCCGGCCCTCATGCTCACGGCCCGGGATACGGTGGACGACCGCGTGACCGGCCTGGACGCGGGAGCCGACGATTACCTGGTGAAGCCTTTTGCTTTTGCCGAACTGCTGGCGCGCGTGCGCGCGTTGCTGCGCCGCCCCCCTCTGCAAAGCCAGACCGTGCTGCAAGTAAGCGACCTGGCCCTGGACACTGCCAGACGGGAAGTACGGCGCGGCAGCCGGTTGATTGACCTCAGTCCGCGGGAATTCGCTGTACTGGAGTATCTGATGCGCCACCCAAACCAGGTACTCAGCCGCACGCAAATCGGCGAACACGTCTGGAATTTCGATTTTTACAACGAGTCCAACGTCGTGGATGTTTACATTGGCTATTTGCGGCGCAAGATTGATCGGGACAGCGACTACCCACTGATCCACACCATCCGCGGCTTTGGCTACAGGCTGAGCGAGGCAGTTTGA
- a CDS encoding alpha/beta fold hydrolase, translating to MPQQPRQKRGIRYWAKLLAVPLLLGTVAYVQGTIYLLTRPMPSDVCCLTPADEGFVYEDVRLAAPDGAALAGWYIPTRNGAAVILLHGYGGNRMGTWFQARVLAREGYGVLMYDARASGESGGRRRSFGWQDIADVPAAIAFLQARPEVDANRIGILGVSTGGEIALNAAAQNEALRAVLVDGVGFAVGDDIPPPATIRERIMHTPFPLLFALMSWELGMPQPTPNSEMIGRIAPRPLLLVSTGSGLEKRQNEMFFALAGEPKAHWNVPDSWHSGLPQTHPEAYARRIVAFFDEWLAAP from the coding sequence ATGCCGCAACAACCACGACAAAAACGGGGCATTCGTTATTGGGCGAAGTTACTCGCGGTGCCGCTTCTTTTGGGAACGGTCGCCTATGTTCAGGGCACGATCTACTTGCTGACGCGACCCATGCCGTCTGATGTTTGCTGCCTGACGCCGGCGGACGAGGGATTTGTGTATGAAGATGTGAGGCTGGCTGCCCCGGATGGCGCGGCGCTGGCGGGCTGGTACATTCCCACGCGGAATGGCGCCGCCGTGATTCTGCTGCATGGGTACGGGGGGAATCGCATGGGAACGTGGTTTCAGGCGCGGGTGTTGGCGCGGGAGGGTTATGGCGTGCTGATGTACGATGCACGCGCCAGCGGGGAAAGTGGAGGCCGGCGACGCTCTTTTGGCTGGCAGGATATTGCGGATGTGCCGGCAGCGATTGCTTTCCTGCAAGCCCGACCCGAAGTAGACGCCAACCGCATTGGCATTCTGGGCGTCTCCACCGGAGGCGAAATCGCCCTCAACGCCGCCGCCCAGAACGAGGCGCTGCGCGCCGTGTTGGTAGACGGCGTGGGTTTTGCCGTGGGGGATGACATCCCGCCACCGGCGACGATACGGGAACGGATCATGCACACCCCGTTTCCGCTGCTTTTCGCCCTTATGTCCTGGGAGTTGGGCATGCCACAGCCGACGCCAAACAGCGAGATGATCGGGCGTATCGCGCCGCGTCCGCTGCTGCTGGTGTCGACGGGTAGTGGCCTGGAAAAGCGGCAGAACGAGATGTTTTTTGCGCTGGCGGGCGAGCCGAAGGCGCACTGGAATGTGCCGGATTCCTGGCACAGCGGCCTGCCGCAAACACATCCAGAGGCGTATGCGCGGCGGATCGTGGCGTTTTTTGATGAATGGTTGGCGGCGCCATAG
- a CDS encoding amino acid adenylation domain-containing protein has protein sequence MNDALKRFADLSPEKQAILLRKLKQRAAASTAETTTIPRLRDTDGDAFPLSFAQQRLWFLAQMEPDSPFYNIPAALRLRGPLDVDVLEQTLSEIVRRHQVLRTLFVSVNGQPMQRIQPPSHLSIPVMDLMGVPASSRSAAATEEANREARRPFRLHHDLPLRARLLRLDAEEHILLLTVHHIVADGWSVGVLIREMAILYAAFSQGQPSPLPELPVQYVDYAAWQQQWLQGETQTRQLAYWQRQLGGELPVLEMDTDRPRPPMQTFNGAIVSRVMPASLLETVTQFSQQEGVTQFMTLLAAFQILLHRYTGQTDLVIGTDIANRSPVEVEPLIGFFVNTLVLRADLDNDPTFRDFLAQVRETALDAYAHQDIPFEKVVEALQPRRDLSRPPVFQVMFSLRNLPLTGLQMGSLKSEPLLVHTGTAKFDMELTLVDMSAGPSLSVEYNTDLFHEDTMSRLLGHLEQLLAAAIAQPDLPISHLTLLTAAEREQLLHAWNDTAIPFPQDQTFPQLFEHQVEKTPTATAAVYQGETLTYGHLNAQSNSLAAILIEEGVGPDSVIALFSERSAAFLAAVIGVFKAGGAYLPLDPLHPPQRLAQVLRQSSSPLVLVSRALQSQLTAALAHLPTPMQPRVLTLESALTAHTAAPNPPHRGQPRDLAYVIYTSGSTGTPKGAMVEQVGMINHLFAKIRDLNLTAADVIAQTASQCFDISVWQFLAAALVGGQVVIYPDEVTHDPVALPRQVSADGVTIWEAVPSMMRLVLEEAAATENKLSALRWMIPTGEALAPSLCRDWFATYPQIPLLNAYGPTECSDDVTHYPIYAPPPESVIHMPIGRPVMNMRAYVVDGHLAPVPRGVRGELCIAGIGVGRGYLHDPERTDAAFVPDPFTPAPGARLYKTGDLVRYLPDGLLEFIGRIDHQVKVRGFRIELGEIETALRQHAQVQEAVVVARPDEYGDKKLVAYVLPDLTQGSDQLTQEQVANWRNVWDDVYDPVRLQTLSPFQASGWDSSYTHQPIPHEEMEEWLAETVSRIRALLAQQGEQTARVLEIGCGSGMLLFQIAPHVAQYHGTDFVREPLDYIRHRLHAQPMPHATVEQREAGNLRGLPEQHFDLVILNSVVQYFPSIDYLRHVLSEAARLLRPGGAIFVGDVRNLALLQTFHLSVALFQAHEETTKAQIEQTVKVSQAQENELVVDPDFFAALPGSAAHLPPIMRAEVHLKRGVAENELTRFRYDVVLRLDQETTTEGKPPNEIELDWQAQSVTLASLEQLLRGQQPDAVWISRVPNARLHAERVAQAWMKQAEPEAPVSAYRERLASVATTGIDPSVFWALGERLPYEAVVMWDGHDEGACEVLLVRAGVRGYAPRIRTRQSARSWRQYANNPTRTAAVQALVPALRVFLKERLPEYMMPASFVILDVLPLTPNGKINRRALPDPEAHPDDLHAAYLPPRNMTELQLVQIWESVLNGRRLGVKDNFFEIGGHSLLAARLVSQVQQKMNVQLPLSALFQGPTIAEMAALIRQQSADAAQGPVIAIQPEGYKRPVFCVHPAGGNVLCYYEMAQHMGKGGRGMHDRPFYGIEAVGLGGHERMPDQMEALAARYIAAMREVQPHGPYLLGGWCSGGLVAHAMAQQLRARGEQVNLLALLDTSSEQEEMPADIDTQALNNEVSFFVATLKGAGHDVSVADVAHLDPSAQLAYLLQQAKALDAVPPDVTLDYMRTYLHVYEANMRAECSYQIRPYDGPAILFRAADHPPAEPEDLGWGTRMTGPFRVVTVPGNHNSMIENRENARILGICFREALENAD, from the coding sequence ATGAACGACGCCCTCAAACGTTTTGCTGACCTCAGCCCGGAAAAACAGGCGATACTCCTGAGAAAACTAAAACAGCGCGCGGCTGCGTCCACGGCGGAGACGACCACGATTCCCCGCCTGCGCGACACCGATGGCGATGCCTTTCCGCTTTCATTTGCGCAACAGCGCCTCTGGTTTCTGGCGCAAATGGAACCGGACAGCCCGTTTTACAACATCCCGGCGGCGCTGCGCTTGCGAGGGCCGCTGGATGTGGACGTGCTGGAGCAGACGCTGAGCGAGATTGTGCGCCGCCATCAGGTCTTGCGCACGCTGTTCGTGTCCGTTAACGGCCAGCCGATGCAGCGGATTCAGCCACCGTCCCATCTCTCTATTCCCGTGATGGATTTGATGGGTGTGCCGGCATCTTCACGATCAGCAGCCGCCACGGAAGAAGCAAACCGGGAGGCCCGCCGCCCATTCCGGCTCCACCATGACCTGCCGCTACGCGCGCGCCTGCTGCGACTGGATGCGGAAGAACACATCCTCCTGCTCACCGTTCACCACATCGTGGCCGATGGCTGGTCGGTCGGCGTGCTGATCCGGGAAATGGCGATCCTGTACGCAGCGTTTTCTCAAGGACAACCTTCCCCCTTGCCAGAACTCCCCGTGCAGTATGTTGATTATGCCGCCTGGCAGCAACAGTGGCTGCAAGGGGAAACGCAAACTCGCCAACTCGCCTATTGGCAAAGACAGTTAGGGGGCGAGTTACCCGTGCTGGAAATGGACACGGACCGCCCCCGCCCGCCCATGCAGACGTTTAATGGGGCGATTGTGTCACGAGTAATGCCGGCATCCTTGCTCGAAACCGTCACGCAATTCAGCCAACAAGAAGGCGTCACCCAATTCATGACCCTGTTGGCCGCCTTCCAGATTCTGCTCCATCGCTATACCGGACAAACCGACCTCGTCATCGGCACGGACATCGCCAACCGCTCCCCCGTAGAAGTAGAACCCTTGATCGGCTTCTTCGTGAACACCCTCGTGCTACGCGCCGACCTCGACAACGACCCCACCTTCCGCGACTTCCTCGCCCAGGTCCGCGAAACCGCGCTAGACGCCTACGCCCACCAGGACATCCCCTTTGAAAAAGTCGTCGAGGCCCTGCAACCCCGGCGCGACCTCAGCCGTCCCCCCGTTTTCCAGGTCATGTTCTCCCTGCGCAACCTGCCCCTGACCGGTCTGCAAATGGGCAGTCTGAAAAGCGAACCCCTACTGGTGCATACCGGAACGGCCAAGTTCGACATGGAATTGACACTGGTGGACATGTCCGCCGGGCCATCCTTATCGGTCGAATACAACACCGACCTGTTCCACGAAGACACCATGTCCCGCCTCCTGGGCCACCTGGAACAGCTACTGGCCGCGGCCATCGCCCAGCCCGATCTGCCCATCAGCCACCTAACGCTGCTCACCGCCGCGGAGCGAGAACAACTGCTGCACGCCTGGAACGACACCGCCATCCCATTTCCCCAGGATCAGACTTTCCCGCAACTGTTTGAACACCAGGTAGAAAAGACCCCGACAGCCACGGCAGCCGTTTACCAGGGAGAGACACTTACCTATGGCCATCTCAACGCACAAAGTAACAGCCTGGCCGCCATCCTCATTGAGGAAGGCGTCGGGCCAGACAGTGTTATTGCCCTTTTTAGCGAACGCAGCGCCGCCTTCCTGGCCGCCGTCATTGGCGTCTTCAAAGCGGGCGGCGCTTACTTGCCACTGGACCCACTGCACCCACCGCAACGATTGGCCCAGGTCCTGCGCCAGAGCAGCAGCCCATTGGTGCTGGTCAGCCGCGCCTTGCAGTCCCAACTCACGGCGGCCCTGGCGCATCTGCCCACCCCGATGCAGCCCCGCGTCCTGACATTGGAATCCGCGCTGACGGCGCACACCGCCGCGCCCAATCCCCCCCATCGCGGCCAGCCGCGTGATCTGGCCTACGTCATCTACACGTCTGGCTCGACGGGCACGCCCAAGGGGGCCATGGTGGAGCAGGTGGGGATGATTAACCACCTGTTTGCCAAAATCCGCGACCTGAACCTGACGGCGGCGGACGTGATCGCCCAAACCGCTTCCCAATGCTTCGACATCTCCGTGTGGCAGTTCCTGGCGGCGGCGCTGGTCGGCGGGCAGGTCGTCATCTACCCGGATGAGGTTACGCATGATCCGGTGGCGCTGCCGCGGCAGGTTTCCGCAGATGGCGTAACGATCTGGGAAGCGGTTCCCTCCATGATGCGGCTCGTTCTGGAAGAGGCCGCCGCAACGGAAAACAAACTCTCCGCCCTGCGTTGGATGATTCCCACGGGGGAGGCGCTGGCTCCGTCGCTTTGCCGCGACTGGTTTGCCACGTATCCACAAATCCCGCTTTTGAACGCCTACGGTCCCACGGAATGCTCCGATGATGTGACCCACTATCCCATTTACGCGCCGCCGCCGGAGTCCGTGATTCATATGCCCATTGGTCGCCCGGTCATGAACATGCGTGCCTACGTGGTGGACGGACATCTGGCGCCTGTGCCGCGCGGGGTGCGGGGCGAGTTGTGTATTGCCGGCATTGGCGTTGGCCGCGGCTACCTGCATGATCCCGAACGCACCGACGCCGCCTTTGTGCCCGACCCCTTCACCCCCGCGCCCGGCGCGCGCCTGTACAAAACAGGCGACCTCGTGCGCTACCTCCCCGATGGCCTCCTGGAATTCATTGGCCGCATCGACCACCAGGTCAAAGTACGCGGTTTTCGCATCGAATTAGGTGAAATCGAAACCGCCCTGCGCCAGCACGCACAAGTGCAAGAGGCCGTAGTCGTGGCCCGACCCGACGAGTATGGCGACAAAAAACTCGTCGCCTACGTCCTCCCCGATCTAACGCAGGGAAGCGACCAACTGACACAAGAGCAAGTCGCCAATTGGCGCAATGTGTGGGACGACGTTTATGATCCCGTGCGCCTGCAAACGCTCTCCCCTTTCCAGGCCAGCGGTTGGGATAGCAGCTACACGCACCAACCTATTCCCCATGAAGAGATGGAAGAGTGGCTGGCAGAAACCGTCTCCCGCATTCGCGCCCTGCTGGCGCAACAAGGAGAGCAAACGGCGCGGGTGTTAGAGATAGGGTGCGGCAGCGGGATGCTTCTTTTCCAAATAGCCCCCCATGTTGCTCAATACCACGGCACCGATTTTGTGCGAGAGCCGCTGGATTACATTCGTCACCGCCTGCACGCGCAGCCCATGCCGCACGCCACGGTAGAACAGCGGGAAGCAGGCAACCTCCGTGGCCTGCCTGAACAGCATTTCGACCTGGTTATTCTCAATTCAGTCGTGCAATACTTCCCGTCCATTGATTACTTGCGTCACGTTCTTTCCGAAGCGGCCCGCCTGCTGCGACCTGGTGGAGCCATTTTCGTGGGAGACGTGCGTAACCTGGCCTTGCTGCAGACATTCCACTTGTCCGTGGCCCTATTCCAGGCGCATGAGGAGACCACAAAAGCGCAGATCGAACAGACCGTCAAGGTAAGCCAGGCGCAGGAAAACGAGTTGGTTGTCGATCCAGACTTCTTCGCTGCCCTGCCCGGTAGTGCTGCCCATCTGCCCCCCATTATGCGCGCCGAGGTTCATCTCAAACGGGGCGTGGCGGAAAATGAGCTTACTCGTTTCCGCTACGATGTGGTTTTACGCCTGGATCAGGAGACAACGACGGAGGGAAAACCGCCAAACGAGATCGAGCTGGATTGGCAGGCGCAATCCGTCACGCTGGCGTCCCTGGAGCAACTATTGAGGGGACAGCAACCGGATGCCGTTTGGATCAGCCGCGTGCCCAATGCCCGCCTGCACGCGGAGCGGGTAGCGCAAGCGTGGATGAAGCAGGCGGAGCCGGAAGCGCCGGTGTCCGCCTACCGCGAACGGCTGGCAAGCGTGGCGACTACGGGGATAGACCCGTCTGTGTTTTGGGCGTTGGGGGAGCGGCTGCCTTACGAGGCGGTGGTGATGTGGGATGGGCACGATGAGGGGGCTTGTGAGGTGCTTTTGGTGAGGGCGGGCGTTCGTGGTTATGCGCCGCGAATCCGAACCAGGCAGTCGGCCCGTTCCTGGCGACAGTATGCCAATAATCCGACGCGAACGGCCGCGGTGCAGGCGCTTGTGCCGGCATTGCGCGTTTTTCTAAAAGAGCGGCTGCCGGAGTATATGATGCCGGCATCTTTCGTCATCCTCGACGTGCTGCCCCTGACCCCAAACGGCAAAATCAACCGGCGCGCCCTGCCCGACCCCGAAGCCCACCCGGACGACCTGCACGCCGCCTACCTGCCCCCGCGCAACATGACCGAACTGCAACTGGTGCAAATCTGGGAAAGCGTCCTCAATGGCCGTCGTCTGGGCGTTAAGGACAACTTCTTCGAGATAGGCGGACATTCCCTGCTGGCCGCCCGCCTGGTATCCCAGGTACAGCAGAAAATGAACGTACAACTCCCGCTCTCCGCACTCTTTCAGGGACCCACCATCGCCGAGATGGCCGCGCTCATTCGCCAACAAAGCGCGGATGCCGCCCAGGGACCGGTCATTGCCATTCAGCCGGAAGGCTATAAGCGACCCGTTTTTTGTGTGCATCCGGCAGGCGGCAATGTGCTTTGCTACTACGAAATGGCACAGCACATGGGCAAAGGCGGGCGCGGTATGCACGACCGTCCATTTTATGGAATCGAAGCCGTGGGGTTGGGGGGGCACGAGCGGATGCCCGACCAGATGGAGGCGCTGGCCGCCCGCTACATCGCGGCGATGCGCGAGGTGCAGCCACATGGTCCGTATCTCCTGGGCGGGTGGTGTTCAGGGGGATTGGTGGCGCACGCGATGGCGCAGCAGTTGCGGGCGCGGGGAGAGCAGGTAAATTTGTTGGCATTGTTGGATACGTCGAGCGAGCAAGAGGAAATGCCGGCAGACATAGACACCCAGGCCCTTAATAACGAAGTCAGCTTCTTCGTCGCCACCCTCAAAGGCGCCGGACATGACGTTTCCGTGGCCGACGTAGCCCACCTCGACCCATCGGCACAGTTAGCATACCTCCTGCAACAAGCCAAAGCCCTGGACGCCGTCCCCCCTGACGTCACCCTGGACTACATGCGCACCTACCTGCACGTCTACGAAGCCAATATGCGCGCCGAATGCAGCTACCAGATTCGCCCCTACGATGGCCCCGCCATCCTCTTCCGCGCCGCCGACCATCCCCCCGCCGAACCAGAAGACCTGGGTTGGGGCACACGAATGACCGGCCCGTTCCGCGTCGTCACCGTTCCTGGCAACCACAACAGCATGATCGAAAATCGGGAAAACGCCCGCATTCTGGGCATTTGCTTCCGCGAAGCATTAGAAAACGCGGACTAA